A single window of Hyla sarda isolate aHylSar1 chromosome 2, aHylSar1.hap1, whole genome shotgun sequence DNA harbors:
- the AUNIP gene encoding aurora kinase A and ninein-interacting protein isoform X1 has protein sequence MGSKKRARTLPQPEECGVWLDASQLKKKCHQTVIPCTSSRFNPLSRRQSISSVLIEFTQTKSPQLCTKQTSMYSFFSPAGNREKQPCVAAINTLSEETSPECEGIKAQETPNVMTPSRIEASMCWKPTYSDSEHAENKKSVFLHEKHRKTEKPVSSGQNENDAWSCVLDKNENPVSSSILRSQDKSLNPPSNYRATAYDSKYRNNLSDASVSECPQEDYNKEHCFPPSQFESQLFTQDTQGNRVICHRFTSERRMNAAPLQDKTNAYWDTRSPMKGTLQTLHDEDTLHKMFTQDSEGNMVIKH, from the exons ACGCTTCCGCAGCCAGAAGAGTGCGGGGTTTGGTTAGACGCGTCCCAGCTGAAGAAGAAATGCcatcag ACTGTGATTCCCTGCACATCCTCAAGATTTAATCCACTATCTAGAAGACAGTCTATCAGTTCTGTGCTGATTGAGTTCACGCAAACAAAGTCACCTCAGCTTTGTACCAAGCAGACTTCAATGTATTCCTTCTTCTCCCCAGCAG GCAATAGGGAAAAACAGCCTTGTGTTGCTGCTATTAATACGTTGTCGGAAGAAACTTCTCCTGAGTGTGAGGGAATAAAGGCGCAAGAGACACCGAATGTGATGACTCCTTCTCGCATTG AAGCTTCTATGTGTTGGAAGCCAACTTATAGCGATTCTGAACATGCTGAAAACAAAAAGAGCGTCTTTTTACatgaaaaacacagaaaaacggaGAAGCCAGTGAGTTCAGGACAGAATGAAAATGATGCCTGGAGCTGTGTGCTGGATAAAAACGAGAATCCTGTTAGTTCCTCAATCTTAAGGTCCCAAGACAAATCTCTAAATCCTCCTTCAAACTACCGGGCCACTGCTTATGATTCCAAGTACAGAAATAACTTGTCTGACGCTTCAGTTTCTGAATGTCCTCAGGAGGATTATAATAAGGAACACTGTTTTCCTCCAAGTCAGTTTGAAAGTCAGCTTTTCACCCAAGATACACAAGGGAACCGAGTAATCTGTCACCGGTTTACAAGTGAACGCCGCATGAATGCTGCACCACTTCAGGACAAAACTAATGCCTATTGGGACACAAGAAGTCCGATGAAAGGAACTCTACAGACCTTGCATGATGAGGATACCCTCCACAAAATGTTCACACAAGATTCTGAAGGAAATATGGTTATAAAACATTAA
- the AUNIP gene encoding aurora kinase A and ninein-interacting protein isoform X2 codes for MGSKKRARTLPQPEECGVWLDASQLKKKCHQTVIPCTSSRFNPLSRRQSISSVLIEFTQTKSPQLCTKQTSMYSFFSPAEASMCWKPTYSDSEHAENKKSVFLHEKHRKTEKPVSSGQNENDAWSCVLDKNENPVSSSILRSQDKSLNPPSNYRATAYDSKYRNNLSDASVSECPQEDYNKEHCFPPSQFESQLFTQDTQGNRVICHRFTSERRMNAAPLQDKTNAYWDTRSPMKGTLQTLHDEDTLHKMFTQDSEGNMVIKH; via the exons ACGCTTCCGCAGCCAGAAGAGTGCGGGGTTTGGTTAGACGCGTCCCAGCTGAAGAAGAAATGCcatcag ACTGTGATTCCCTGCACATCCTCAAGATTTAATCCACTATCTAGAAGACAGTCTATCAGTTCTGTGCTGATTGAGTTCACGCAAACAAAGTCACCTCAGCTTTGTACCAAGCAGACTTCAATGTATTCCTTCTTCTCCCCAGCAG AAGCTTCTATGTGTTGGAAGCCAACTTATAGCGATTCTGAACATGCTGAAAACAAAAAGAGCGTCTTTTTACatgaaaaacacagaaaaacggaGAAGCCAGTGAGTTCAGGACAGAATGAAAATGATGCCTGGAGCTGTGTGCTGGATAAAAACGAGAATCCTGTTAGTTCCTCAATCTTAAGGTCCCAAGACAAATCTCTAAATCCTCCTTCAAACTACCGGGCCACTGCTTATGATTCCAAGTACAGAAATAACTTGTCTGACGCTTCAGTTTCTGAATGTCCTCAGGAGGATTATAATAAGGAACACTGTTTTCCTCCAAGTCAGTTTGAAAGTCAGCTTTTCACCCAAGATACACAAGGGAACCGAGTAATCTGTCACCGGTTTACAAGTGAACGCCGCATGAATGCTGCACCACTTCAGGACAAAACTAATGCCTATTGGGACACAAGAAGTCCGATGAAAGGAACTCTACAGACCTTGCATGATGAGGATACCCTCCACAAAATGTTCACACAAGATTCTGAAGGAAATATGGTTATAAAACATTAA